The Salvia miltiorrhiza cultivar Shanhuang (shh) chromosome 1, IMPLAD_Smil_shh, whole genome shotgun sequence genome has a window encoding:
- the LOC131022192 gene encoding aluminum-activated malate transporter 2-like codes for MMGPEEPEKPSIPIRGWLWFRDIPSKLLAKLHEVARQAIKVAKDDPRRLIHSLKVGLTVTLVSLLYYLRPLYNNFGASAMWAVMTVVVVFEFSVGGTIGKCLNRGLATLAAAALAIGAHHLAILIGKKCEPYLIGVFVFIQAVAMTFVRFFPKVKAKYDYGMLIFVMTFSLVSISGLRMNEVLELAQARLVTILIGASTCLAVCILICPVWAGEDLHRYVAQNISQLGNFLEGHTDQCFKTSCDAWIEITKPSVVNLNSILVDSKGREETLANLAGWEPGHGQFMYRHPWKQYLKIGNLTRQCACRLEAINGCFNSNFQAPPEIQCTIEVAFSESGKALKELAWAVETMTKPSSANPHIANLKIASRNLKSILKSGVWGEGSDILQIIPVAAAMIDTVSSVEQICVAVNELSFMAKFKSRNGSGVEGESEIGHDKSCIEIGMAEIPSLSVAIDGGIEISAEAEEQILMV; via the exons ATGATGGGGCCAGAAGAACCAGAGAAACCGAGCATCCCCATAAGGGGATGGTTGTGGTTTAGAGATATTCCATCTAAGCTCCTAGCTAAACTACATGAAGTAGCTAGGCAAGCAATAAAGGTAGCAAAGGACGATCCGAGAAGATTGATCCATTCCCTCAAGGTCGGACTTACAGTAACGTTAGTATCATTGTTGTACTACCTCCGGCCTCTGTACAACAACTTTGGTGCCTCTGCAATGTGGGCTGTCATGACTGTGGTGGTTGTCTTTGAATTCTCAGTCG GTGGAACAATTGGAAAATGCTTGAACAGAGGACTAGCAACCTTAGCAGCTGCTGCTCTTGCTATCGGAGCTCATCACTTGGCCATCCTAATTGGGAAAAAATGCGAACCATATCTGATTGGAGTATTTGTATTCATACAAG CTGTAGCCATGACTTTCGTACGATTCTTTCCCAAAGTGAAGGCCAAATATGACTATGGGATGCTTATATTCGTCATGACATTTAGCCTGGTTTCCATATCTGGTCTTCGAATGAATGAAGTTCTAGAGTTGGCTCAAGCAAGGCTCGTAACCATACTCATTGGTGCATCAACTTGCCTGGCTGTCTGCATCCTCATCTGCCCTGTGTGGGCCGGTGAAGATCTTCATAGATACGTGGCTCAAAACATAAGCCAACTTGGAAATTTCTTGGAAG GTCACACGGATCAGTGTTTCAAAACATCGTGTGATGCATGGATAGAGATAACAAAACCATCTGTTGTCAACCTAAACAGTATTCTTGTCGATTCAAAAGGCAGGGAAGAAACCTTG GCCAATCTAGCCGGATGGGAACCGGGGCATGGTCAGTTCATGTATCGCCATCCATGGAAACAGTACCTCAAAATCGGAAACTTGACAAGGCAGTGTGCCTGCCGCCTTGAAGCAATCAATGGCTGCTTCAATTCCAACTTTCAA GCACCGCCAGAAATCCAATGCACAATCGAAGTGGCCTTTTCTGAATCTGGAAAAGCATTGAAAGAGCTAGCATGGGCAGTAGAAACAATGACGAAACCATCATCAGCTAATCCACACATAGCAAACCTAAAAATCGCGTCCAGAAACCTTAAATCTATATTGAAATCGGGTGTTTGGGGAGAAGGAAGCGATATTCTGCAAATAATACCTGTTGCCGCGGCGATGATCGATACGGTTTCCAGCGTGGAACAGATTTGTGTTGCGGTTAACGAGCTCAGTTTCATGGCGAAATTCAAGAGCAGAAACGGAAGCGGAGTTGAAGGAGAGTCAGAAATCGGGCACGATAAGAGCTGTATAGAGATTGGAATGGCAGAAATTCCGAGTTTGAGCGTTGCGATTGATGGAGGAATTGAAATTTCTGCTGAAGCTGAAGAGCAGATTTTAATGGTTTAA